A genome region from Oncorhynchus masou masou isolate Uvic2021 chromosome 14, UVic_Omas_1.1, whole genome shotgun sequence includes the following:
- the LOC135554431 gene encoding perforin-1-like, whose translation MSLLIVCLWAGLMLSIPHPSCQSCTIGSANECKEAEFAPGTNLAGEGFDITKMKRKGAFVIDMNVWKRKDKTCTLCKNPYLEGKQQKLPLAVVDWRPNHQCSMKVSSKLHRSSESLVSSSGSSVENNWQVNLELEKGSISGKIMLAGTNSKLAEYSMEKTKSDKFSFTSHSVSCGYYSYRVSGQPKLHQEFKTAVKNLPKIYQQENKQRYYKLIDNFGTHYITKVSLGGTVQSVTSIKQCQASLQGLSAEEVKMCLDVEASASVGDSNSLKTEFKHCQEDKSKTESKASFSSVFNDRFTEVKGGHTTEPELLFSADKDPASYKEWLNSLPHYPDIVSYSLESLHELLPTTNPARKHLRKAISDYILEKALWKNCSEPCQTGIKSDHRDSCVCNCHNNPGVSADCCPTRKGLARVVITVQRGANLWGDHTTATDGYVKVAFAGQIIGRTKVIYNNNNPSWAMSYDLGTVDLSTSEKLRFEVWDEDDKWNDDLLGECEKELTAGVKVDLCNLQHGQMFYKWEAVCAPSLGGSACMDYVPSPMNPHLEKVYVSRHSRLIPKDMLVSMGVLLDGPNLHDNKSLSTGNRESG comes from the exons ATGTCCTTATTGATAGTGTGCCTCTGGGCAGGGCTTATGTTGTCCATTCCTCATCCCAGTTGCCAATCATGCACCATCGGCTCAGCCAATGAGTGCAAAGAGGCAGAATTTGCTCCTGGAACCAACCTAGCAGGGGAAGGCTTTGACATCACCAAAATGAAACGCAAAGGAGCCTTTGTCATTGACATGAACGTGTGGAAACGCAAAGACAAGACCTGCACCCTCTGTAAGAATCCCTATCTGGAAGGGAAACAACAGAAGCTTCCTTTGGCAGTGGTGGATTGGAGACCAAACCACCAGTGTAGTATGAAAGTGTCCAGTAAACTCCATCGCTCCAGTGAGTCTCTCGTCAGCTCCAGTGGCTCTTCTGTGGAGAATAACTGGCAGGTCAATCTAGAGTTAGAGAAGGGATCAATAAGTGGGAAGATTATGCTCGCTGGAACCAACTCCAAATTGGCTGAGTACTCCATGGAGAAAACCAAGAGTGACAAGTTCAGTTTCACAAGCCACAGTGTGTCCTGCGGGTATTACAG CTATCGAGTATCTGGCCAGCCCAAGTTACACCAAGAATTCAAGACAGCAGTGAAGAATCTCCCCAAAATATATCAACAAGAAAACAAACAACGTTATTACAAGCTTATTGATAACTTTGGCACGCATTACATTAccaag GTGAGCCTGGGTGGAACGGTGCAGTCTGTGACCAGTATCAAGCAGTGCCAGGCCAGCCTGCAGGGTCTCAGTGCGGAGGAGGTGAAGATGTGTCTGGATGTGGAGGCGTCTGCCAGTGTGGGTGACAGCAACAGCTTGAAGACTGAGTTCAAGCACTGTCAGGAGGATAAGTCTAAGACAGAGAGCAAGGCCAGCTTCTCCAGTGTCTTCAATGATAG GTTCACAGAGGTGAAAGGTGGCCACACCACAGAACCAGAGCTCCTCTTCTCTGCTGATAAAGATCCTGCCTCCTACAAGGAATGGCTGAACTCCCTACCACACTATCCGGACATAGTCTCCTATTCGCTGGAATCTCTCCATGAGTTGCTGCCCACCACCAACCCAGCTCGGAAGCACCTGCGCAAGGCCATCAGTGACTACATCCTGGAGAAGGCCTTGTGGAAGAACTGTTCTGAACCCTGTCAAACTGGCATCAAAAGTGACCACAGAGACTCCTGCGTCTGCAACTGCCACAACAACCCCGGGGTGAGCGCCGACTGCTGCCCCACCCGCAAGGGCCTGGCGCGGGTGGTCATCACTGTGCAGAGAGGGGCCAACCTGTGGGGAGACCACACCACTGCCACTGACGGCTACGTGAAGGTGGCTTTCGCAGGCCAGATAATTGGACGCACTAAAGTtatctacaacaacaacaaccccaGCTGGGCTATGAGCTATGACCTGGGAACCGTGGATCTGTCAACCAGTGAGAAGCTGAGATTTGAGGTGTGGGACGAAGACGACAAGTGGAATGACGACCTGTTAGGAGAATGTGAGAAGGAGCTGACAGCCGGGGTGAAGGTGGATCTCTGCAACCTCCAGCATGGCCAAATGTTCTACAAGTGGGAGGCGGTGTGTGCCCCCAGTCTAGGTGGCTCCGCCTGTATGGACTATGTGCCCTCCCCTATGAATCCCCACCTGGAGAAGGTTTATGTGTCTCGCCACTCCCGACTCATTCCAAAGGACATGCTGGTGAGTATGGGAGTCTTGTTGGACGGACCCAATCTCCATGACAACAAGAGCCTcagtacagggaacagggagtcTGGTTGA
- the LOC135553747 gene encoding progestin and adipoQ receptor family member 4-like yields the protein MVSNKFLFAIILLYVYIGVQSLFYFFGGVVLTILVAMAFLNGPRLLDWANSPPHLQFNKYVLTGYRPISSVQDCIRSLFYMHNELGNIYTHGIPLLCFLFLIPLNFPWSQISVTWLGVVHFLACLSPQLGSVLYHLFMNHEGGEPVYHTLLTLDMCGICMINTLGALPIVYSTLLCYPFTRTVALLVYILLSSYAIYSAITARSSVRRLRSFAWQALFRFSFFLLRWVGVGGGSPTSLQHFLTMDALAVLGGIINISRIPERFRPGLFDYWCNSHQIMHVLVVGSILYLHWGVLDDLLWINSHHCPSD from the exons ATGGTGTCTAATAAATTTTTATTCGCAATAATTCTattatatgtgtatataggtgtacagtcattattttacttttttggCGGCGTCGTTTTAACTATTTTGGTTGCTATGGCATTTTTAAATGGACCCAGGCTATTAGACTGGGCGAATTCACCTCCTCATCTTCAATTCAACAAATACGTCCTGACTGGATACCGACCAATATCTTCTGTCCAAGACTGTATAAGAAGCCTTTTTTACATGCACAACGAACTGGGAAACATATACACACATG GTATCCCTCTGCTCTGCTTCCTGTTCCTCATCCCGCTCAACTtcccctggtcccagatcagtgtgACATGGCTGGGTGTGGTCCACTTCCTGGCCTGCCTGTCCCCCCAGCTGGGCTCTGTGCTCTACCACCTCTTCATGAACCACGAGGGAGGAGAGCCTGTCTACCACACCCTTCTCACCCTCGACATGTGTGGCATCTGCATGATCAACACGCTGG GAGCGCTGCCCATCGTCTACAGCACCCTGCTGTGCTACCCATTCACCCGCACAGTGGCTCTGCTCGTCTACATCCTGCTGTCCAGCTACGCTATCTACTCGGCCATCACGGCGCGGAGTAGCGTGCGGCGCCTGCGCTCCTTTGCCTGGCAGGCCCTGTTCCGCTTCTCCTTCTTCCTGCTGCGCTGGGTGGGCGTGGGCGGCGGCAGCCCCACCTCGCTGCAACACTTCCTCACCATGGACGCGCTGGCTGTACTGGGCGGGATCATCAACATCTCACGCATCCCAGAGCGCTTCCGCCCGGGCCTCTTTGACTACTGGTGCAACAGCCACCAGATCATGCACGTGCTGGTGGTGGGCTCCATCCTCTACCTGCACTGGGGTGTGCTGGACGACCTGCTCTGGATCAACAGCCACCACTGTCCCTCAGACTGA